Proteins encoded in a region of the Betaproteobacteria bacterium genome:
- a CDS encoding LLM class flavin-dependent oxidoreductase: MKISVLDQSPAAHGKSQHLAIQESLALARHCDQLGYHRYWVSEHHNSDSIVGTAPEILIAAIAATTTRIRVGSAGVMLPHYSALKVAEQFRVLEGIAPGRIDLGVGRAPGSDRQTALALNPFQNAAEEFPQQVLDLQAWVSGLPLEPGHAFGAIKAHPLGPTSPELWILGSSDYGAQLAAHFGLPYAYAYFFTEGRGTEQALELYRHRYRPSARYPAPQATICVWALAADTEAEARRLLMTREHWRVGFEKGLRTPLMSPQDAEAAYSGYTDTERATIESLRRKAIVGTASQVAARLRELAERFSLDEIVVNTWTHDPAARHRSYALLGKELGLTVAN; the protein is encoded by the coding sequence ATGAAAATCTCCGTCCTCGACCAATCCCCCGCTGCCCACGGCAAGAGCCAGCATCTCGCCATTCAGGAAAGCCTGGCGCTGGCGCGTCACTGCGATCAACTCGGCTATCACCGCTACTGGGTGTCGGAGCACCACAATAGCGACAGCATTGTCGGCACGGCGCCGGAAATCCTGATCGCGGCGATTGCGGCGACAACCACGCGTATTCGCGTCGGTAGCGCGGGTGTGATGCTGCCACACTATTCGGCGCTGAAAGTCGCCGAACAGTTTCGTGTGCTGGAAGGAATCGCGCCCGGTCGCATTGACCTGGGTGTCGGTCGCGCGCCGGGTTCGGATCGGCAGACGGCGCTGGCATTGAACCCCTTTCAAAACGCGGCGGAAGAATTTCCCCAGCAGGTGCTGGACCTGCAGGCGTGGGTCTCGGGCCTTCCGCTCGAACCGGGGCACGCGTTCGGCGCGATCAAGGCGCATCCACTGGGTCCGACCAGTCCCGAGCTGTGGATTCTCGGCAGCTCCGATTACGGCGCGCAACTGGCCGCGCATTTTGGCTTGCCCTATGCCTACGCATACTTTTTCACCGAAGGTCGCGGCACCGAACAGGCGCTGGAACTGTATCGCCACCGCTATCGCCCCAGCGCGCGTTATCCCGCGCCACAGGCGACGATTTGCGTCTGGGCGCTGGCGGCGGACACCGAAGCCGAAGCACGACGGTTGCTGATGACGCGCGAGCATTGGCGCGTCGGTTTCGAGAAAGGTTTGCGCACGCCGCTGATGTCGCCTCAGGACGCAGAGGCCGCTTATTCCGGCTATACGGATACCGAGCGCGCAACCATTGAATCGTTGCGCAGGAAGGCTATCGTCGGCACGGCATCGCAAGTCGCCGCACGGCTGCGTGAACTGGCGGAGAGATTCTCGCTCGATGAAATCGTCGTCAATACCTGGACGCACGATCCCGCGGCACGGCATCGCTCGTATGCGTTGCTGGGAAAAGAGTTGGGCTTGACCGTAGCGAACTAG
- a CDS encoding tetratricopeptide repeat protein: protein MNLELEPEIHATLPLSVSLEAAEARLLDRTHPEGYRMFDALLRRMQVPLEAGDAQMASNVALRICQKLYSNARSFDALPFGRANLVLAEHANDAALKRRSHTACGLLLADTADIAGAIEQHMHALKLAAAVDDTIEMSRIWNNIGAAFMVSGRFALAVGCYRRVLTLLQSQPDPVYSRYAALTNLAHCHYHLDEWQEGLHFAAKALAEMTPEFGQQDPNGALLLQRNCVKLYLATGRLDEARKHVEEAVRMAERAGTLRASIAASTAQAAYEMARGDHDLGLTRLDQALVMSRAVPATLRDTLVTIIRAEEKAGFPAHALVRMQELSDHVYRMAIGQIRRHVELAELAPAWSPSTEQALEQTRARLTASLSVPSEPAEWKTLQRLAVGAAFRIDSSGWHGIRVGALTQALALEYGMSPIQALEFGLAAELHDIGMASVPERILSKPDGLNEVERALMRKHTTAGAEILAGDQHPRMVIAADIANYHHARWDGEGYPAHVAGESIPLAARMCAVADVYDTLVTDRPYRMAWSMESALEELQRVAGSQLDPDLVRCFEVVIRRESANEGIDPSVDGGLKNFQKLIVALTEDRGFL, encoded by the coding sequence TTGAATCTCGAGCTCGAACCCGAAATCCACGCAACCCTTCCCTTGTCGGTATCGCTTGAGGCAGCGGAGGCTCGCTTGCTGGATCGCACTCACCCGGAGGGCTACCGGATGTTCGATGCTTTGCTCAGGCGCATGCAAGTGCCGTTGGAGGCGGGGGATGCCCAGATGGCGAGCAACGTGGCGTTGCGGATATGCCAGAAGCTGTATTCCAATGCCCGATCGTTCGATGCGCTGCCATTTGGCCGGGCCAATCTGGTATTGGCGGAACATGCAAATGATGCGGCGCTGAAGCGCCGTTCGCATACGGCATGCGGATTATTGCTCGCGGATACCGCTGATATCGCCGGCGCGATCGAGCAGCATATGCACGCACTGAAACTGGCTGCGGCGGTGGACGACACCATCGAGATGAGCCGTATCTGGAACAACATTGGTGCTGCATTCATGGTGTCCGGGCGTTTTGCGCTTGCAGTGGGGTGCTATCGACGGGTGCTCACACTTTTGCAATCGCAGCCGGATCCCGTCTATAGCCGTTATGCCGCACTCACCAATCTCGCGCACTGTCATTATCACCTCGATGAATGGCAGGAAGGGCTGCACTTCGCCGCGAAGGCATTGGCGGAAATGACGCCGGAGTTTGGTCAGCAGGACCCGAACGGTGCGCTGTTGCTGCAGCGCAATTGCGTGAAACTGTATCTCGCGACAGGGCGCCTCGACGAAGCACGCAAGCACGTCGAGGAAGCGGTCCGGATGGCGGAGCGCGCCGGCACGCTGCGGGCTTCGATTGCGGCATCCACCGCGCAGGCTGCGTATGAAATGGCGCGCGGTGATCACGATCTGGGCCTGACCCGGCTCGATCAGGCGCTGGTGATGTCGCGTGCCGTGCCCGCGACCTTGCGCGACACGCTCGTGACCATCATTCGTGCCGAAGAAAAGGCCGGATTTCCGGCGCATGCGCTGGTCAGGATGCAGGAGTTGTCGGACCACGTTTACCGCATGGCGATTGGCCAGATTCGCCGCCACGTCGAACTGGCCGAGCTGGCGCCGGCGTGGAGCCCCAGCACGGAGCAGGCCCTTGAGCAAACCAGGGCGCGTTTGACGGCAAGCCTTTCCGTACCTAGCGAACCCGCGGAATGGAAAACCCTGCAACGCCTCGCCGTCGGCGCGGCATTTCGTATCGACAGCTCTGGCTGGCATGGTATTCGTGTCGGGGCGTTGACGCAGGCGTTGGCACTGGAATACGGCATGTCGCCGATTCAGGCGCTGGAATTCGGACTGGCCGCTGAGCTGCACGATATTGGCATGGCATCCGTCCCTGAGCGTATCCTGTCGAAACCGGATGGGCTGAATGAGGTCGAACGTGCCCTCATGCGGAAGCACACCACGGCCGGCGCGGAAATACTCGCGGGTGATCAACATCCGCGGATGGTCATCGCCGCCGATATCGCGAATTACCATCACGCGCGCTGGGATGGTGAAGGCTATCCGGCACACGTGGCGGGAGAATCAATCCCGTTGGCCGCGCGCATGTGCGCGGTCGCGGATGTATATGACACACTGGTGACCGACCGGCCATATCGGATGGCGTGGTCGATGGAAAGTGCGTTGGAAGAATTGCAGCGCGTGGCCGGATCGCAACTCGATCCGGATCTGGTACGCTGCTTTGAAGTGGTCATTCGCCGTGAATCGGCGAATGAAGGCATAGACCCGTCCGTAGATGGCGGGCTGAAGAATTTCCAAAAATTGATCGTTGCACTTACAGAGGACAGGGGCTTTCTATGA
- a CDS encoding helix-turn-helix transcriptional regulator, whose protein sequence is MKNSIVNDKELKMLELLAQGGTSRSMALNMGFKEGTMRVYMHHLYRKLGVNSKTRAVTWYLANVSRDVDGSPEEATVARGPAGEETFGDMALRTSLMASLGVMNMFIGAYGRMWEVATRLKGTTIDKATDQTRRTSRLLWEALLAGDFAFGKRLYDRGVVPKLFIDSPSDCLLVAVMLLIGGYTNAADQVIIQLKRREKGRLGVSASEHKMIRVLRDAVNPHGGNSENALASLYQMASENTSQPVFKHLAMTSLFYVYRDRQDLDRARGAANAILAEAEGVRKHLQAMGEKPLYKEASLPAPADFSAPELRAYMDKLAVA, encoded by the coding sequence ATGAAAAATTCAATTGTTAACGACAAAGAACTGAAGATGCTGGAATTGCTCGCGCAAGGCGGCACGAGCCGATCGATGGCACTGAACATGGGTTTCAAAGAGGGAACGATGCGTGTCTATATGCATCACCTCTACCGAAAGCTGGGGGTGAATTCCAAGACACGCGCCGTGACCTGGTACCTGGCGAATGTGAGCCGTGATGTCGATGGCAGTCCGGAAGAAGCCACGGTGGCGCGGGGCCCCGCGGGCGAAGAGACTTTCGGCGATATGGCGTTGCGTACCAGTTTGATGGCTTCGCTCGGGGTCATGAACATGTTCATCGGCGCCTACGGACGCATGTGGGAAGTAGCGACACGATTGAAGGGGACCACCATTGACAAGGCAACGGATCAAACCCGCCGTACATCACGCTTATTGTGGGAAGCGCTGCTGGCGGGGGATTTTGCGTTTGGCAAACGCCTGTACGATCGCGGTGTCGTGCCGAAGCTGTTCATCGATTCGCCATCGGATTGCCTGCTGGTGGCCGTCATGCTTCTCATCGGTGGCTACACAAACGCGGCGGATCAGGTCATCATTCAACTCAAGCGGCGCGAAAAAGGTCGTCTCGGCGTTTCGGCGAGCGAACACAAGATGATTCGTGTACTGCGTGATGCCGTCAATCCGCACGGTGGAAACAGTGAAAACGCGCTGGCGAGCCTGTATCAAATGGCGTCGGAGAATACCTCTCAGCCGGTATTCAAGCACCTGGCGATGACGTCGCTATTCTATGTTTACCGGGACCGTCAGGACCTCGACCGGGCACGTGGCGCCGCCAATGCGATCTTGGCCGAAGCCGAAGGTGTACGTAAGCATTTGCAAGCGATGGGGGAAAAGCCGCTTTACAAAGAAGCTTCCCTGCCGGCGCCCGCCGATTTTTCAGCGCCGGAATTGCGCGCGTACATGGACAAACTTGCCGTCGCCTAG
- a CDS encoding TonB-dependent receptor: MRKQKQAGQSFARKPSVIATSIAISLMAIQSSYAQQAPVQKVERIEITGSSIKQIAQEGALPITTLTKADIEKSGATSVTDLIQMLPSMQNFVPAASSVNGGGAGVTTAALHSLPSKYTLVLLDGQRVAPLALGAVQGGGFGVNLSSIPIGAVERVEILTDGASALYGSDAIAGVVNFILKKNKTDGEISLTYNKPQHPGAESYNVAMSKGFGELSKDGFNVLFGFSYDKQERLRASQRKFSAVGAFFPFSFNGTNYIFNQATANTEPANITFNARPNAGGTATAYSINPYYRRNGNCGTSFANIIADPVALGAIGESCRFNYAATVENIPASERSSGLMKGALKINDDTTAWATLALSSFTITPQFAPAAQPFPLDAATRFPTLYNQYIVPYLTANNLTFTGAARLGYRAVQSGGRTDEFKTDTTMFSTGIDGSAMGWDYKASATFSRAKFTDTAAGGYLDFDKLNAAIANGTYDPVLGTGVEALSSAVLGSQLTKSISDLNSLHFGAQHDVFQMAGGTSVVALGVDYSTFHYKVDPSDLFLSSSGFSTQPASANFPVGGASGLVPFDAKRTNWGVYGEWLFPVTKQLDVTASARYDNYSKTHSKFQFGTDPDPVTGLINKAPDADVGNTFNSATGKVSMRFVPVENVLLRGSFGTGFKAPNISDIAGALAFNGSTAGSYSCPFPGSNGCAPGSAQYDLVAGPNGLSGDAGLKAEKSTQYSLGLRVDPVPGLSLGLDWWDVKIKNQVLSQGIAEQVGFASPQQYASLFINPYQDPAGFTTIAFQQVPFNGGEAIYQGIDWDFSYKSKIPLGAMALNWTGTYMMKQKYNFGPGLPFNTNLGVFGPDQQVVFRTVMNLSATLQTGAFTNTLTAHYKSGYQDTTFPANTSVFLAKPDGSLGASVAFSGLRVPSYTTFDWQTKFAWNKSFSAIFGIKNLLDRDPPLTLQNGGGGNQIGYDGRYTDPIGRQFYLTGQYRF, from the coding sequence ATGCGCAAGCAAAAGCAGGCAGGCCAATCCTTTGCCAGAAAACCCAGTGTCATTGCCACGAGTATTGCGATATCGCTGATGGCGATCCAATCGAGTTACGCGCAGCAAGCTCCTGTGCAGAAAGTTGAAAGGATCGAGATAACCGGATCGTCGATCAAGCAAATCGCCCAGGAAGGCGCGCTGCCGATTACGACGCTTACCAAGGCAGATATCGAAAAGTCCGGGGCCACGTCCGTGACCGACCTGATCCAGATGCTTCCGTCAATGCAGAACTTTGTGCCGGCGGCCAGTTCGGTAAACGGCGGCGGCGCCGGTGTTACGACGGCCGCATTGCATTCGCTGCCTTCCAAGTACACGCTGGTACTGCTCGATGGGCAGCGAGTGGCACCGCTGGCACTCGGTGCCGTACAAGGCGGCGGGTTCGGCGTCAATCTTTCAAGCATTCCCATCGGTGCAGTGGAACGCGTGGAAATTCTGACCGACGGCGCCTCGGCGTTATATGGCTCGGACGCGATTGCCGGCGTGGTCAACTTCATCCTGAAGAAGAACAAGACCGACGGTGAAATTTCCTTGACTTACAACAAGCCGCAGCACCCGGGTGCGGAAAGCTACAACGTCGCAATGAGCAAGGGTTTTGGCGAACTGTCCAAGGACGGCTTCAACGTATTGTTCGGCTTCAGTTACGACAAACAGGAAAGGCTACGAGCGAGCCAGCGCAAATTCTCGGCCGTGGGCGCATTTTTCCCGTTTTCGTTCAATGGCACGAATTACATATTCAATCAGGCGACTGCCAATACCGAGCCCGCCAACATTACCTTCAACGCGAGACCGAACGCCGGCGGCACCGCAACTGCCTACTCTATAAACCCCTACTACCGTCGCAACGGCAATTGCGGCACATCATTTGCCAACATCATCGCCGACCCGGTTGCCCTTGGCGCAATCGGCGAATCGTGCCGCTTCAATTACGCGGCGACGGTGGAGAACATCCCGGCATCGGAGCGTTCCAGCGGATTGATGAAAGGCGCCTTGAAAATCAACGACGACACAACGGCGTGGGCCACTTTGGCTCTGTCGAGCTTCACCATCACGCCGCAATTTGCGCCGGCCGCCCAGCCGTTTCCGCTCGATGCCGCCACCCGCTTCCCAACGCTGTACAACCAATACATCGTGCCGTACCTGACCGCCAACAATCTGACTTTCACCGGCGCGGCCAGACTGGGTTATCGTGCCGTGCAAAGCGGGGGCCGCACGGATGAATTCAAGACCGACACCACAATGTTTTCGACCGGCATCGATGGTAGCGCGATGGGTTGGGACTACAAGGCTAGCGCCACATTTTCGCGAGCCAAATTTACCGATACCGCTGCCGGCGGTTACCTCGATTTCGACAAGCTGAATGCAGCCATCGCCAACGGCACCTACGATCCGGTTCTGGGAACGGGCGTGGAAGCCCTCTCGTCGGCCGTGCTGGGTTCGCAACTCACGAAGTCCATATCGGACCTGAATTCACTGCATTTCGGGGCGCAGCACGACGTGTTCCAGATGGCAGGCGGCACCTCCGTGGTCGCGCTCGGCGTCGATTACTCGACCTTCCATTACAAGGTCGACCCGAGCGATCTGTTTCTTTCCTCGAGCGGATTCTCTACCCAACCGGCCTCGGCCAACTTCCCGGTGGGCGGTGCTTCGGGCCTCGTGCCGTTCGATGCGAAGCGAACCAACTGGGGTGTCTACGGCGAGTGGCTGTTTCCCGTTACCAAGCAATTGGACGTGACGGCCTCGGCGCGCTACGACAACTATTCCAAGACGCACAGCAAATTCCAATTCGGTACCGACCCCGATCCCGTCACCGGTCTGATCAACAAGGCGCCTGATGCCGACGTTGGCAACACATTCAACTCTGCTACCGGCAAAGTGAGCATGCGTTTCGTTCCCGTTGAGAACGTCTTGCTGCGTGGCTCCTTTGGCACCGGCTTCAAGGCACCGAACATCAGCGACATTGCCGGTGCGCTGGCGTTCAATGGGAGCACGGCCGGTAGCTACTCTTGCCCCTTCCCAGGCTCGAACGGCTGTGCCCCAGGTAGCGCCCAGTACGATCTGGTGGCCGGCCCCAATGGACTCTCCGGTGATGCCGGTCTGAAGGCGGAAAAATCGACGCAATATTCGTTGGGCCTCCGGGTCGATCCAGTGCCGGGCCTGTCGCTTGGCCTCGATTGGTGGGACGTTAAGATCAAGAATCAGGTCCTCTCGCAAGGCATTGCGGAACAGGTGGGGTTCGCCAGTCCGCAACAGTACGCGAGCCTGTTCATCAACCCCTACCAGGACCCGGCCGGATTTACCACCATCGCCTTTCAACAAGTGCCGTTCAACGGCGGCGAAGCGATTTATCAGGGAATTGACTGGGACTTCAGCTACAAGAGCAAGATCCCGCTGGGTGCCATGGCATTGAACTGGACCGGTACCTACATGATGAAGCAGAAATACAACTTCGGTCCGGGCCTGCCGTTCAATACCAATCTGGGCGTTTTCGGGCCGGATCAGCAAGTGGTCTTTCGTACCGTCATGAATTTATCCGCGACCTTGCAGACAGGTGCGTTCACCAATACGCTGACGGCGCATTACAAGTCCGGATATCAGGACACAACTTTCCCCGCCAACACCAGTGTGTTTCTCGCCAAACCGGATGGCTCGTTGGGTGCGTCAGTCGCTTTTTCCGGCCTTCGCGTGCCCTCGTATACCACCTTCGATTGGCAAACCAAGTTTGCTTGGAACAAGTCATTCTCGGCGATTTTCGGCATAAAGAATCTGCTCGATCGCGATCCGCCGTTAACGCTGCAAAACGGCGGTGGCGGCAATCAGATTGGTTATGACGGCCGCTATACCGATCCAATCGGGCGTCAGTTTTATCTCACCGGTCAATACAGGTTCTAG
- a CDS encoding TonB-dependent receptor: MAQTTPAAQRVEKIEVTGSNIKRVDAETSSPITIITSEDIKRSGATSVQELLNTLSISSGSALSDIDGGNGFSPGSATVALRGLGSAGTLTLINGRRISPAAFNDPNIGSTIVTNLNSIPTAAIERIEVLRDGASAIYGSDAIAGVVNIILRKDFQGALVSGTVSQSPRNEFLIKQASVAFGFGDIAKDRYNVFGTYERFERDPVLIRSEDNVSPFLQNTTFIQRRTVLSSLSYPGNYYREGVRGSGIFGTFQAARAGCPANLVIGGLCRYNQWDDLEQSGKSIRDTAFVRGTLDVNPNISAFAEASFSKAVNTFTGAPISSNPQAATFWRDPAGQLLRFQLVLPVGHRENPFAFPIGLRYRWVDLGRSVVISKTEDSRLLAGLKGTVGAWDWESSFLYNKSTSDTVAGRRLLFPAIQTAINDGSYRFDGQNSQEVINRVSTFTTNKGEGSAKIWDIKGTTEFGSLAGGPIGVAAGAEFRKDSIVIQPDQNIAAGNIVGLGASFSDGTRNVSSAYVEAALPLTRSLEATLAARYDRYSDFGSSTNPKIGLKWKALPNVVFRSSYSTGFRAPTLSQTNRSAIRSFQAVNDPIRCPVTNTDEDCGRIGSVSSRIVFNPNIQPETSRNRSLGMVWDVSKDMNFSLDYFDIRRDSEIDRFSSGFQVNALFNGDQRFAPFVFRDSNPLSWIPGVPNSGPVIGVDRAWLNLGTSQMTGVDLEMSHRANFGEMGKVTSTASMTYNISAKASREKGDPLIDYVGGVNTVTTGNGLPRFRGNIGFNWERGDWSAGARLNYIGGWNNYSSQFDCAGNLGAAVSAAIPEVCRTRSWRTVDVNATYTGIKNLTLRLVIRNLTDEMPPFDYNDVLNAANVTLGYNPQFHNALGIYPSLSATYKFK, encoded by the coding sequence ATGGCGCAGACAACGCCGGCGGCACAAAGAGTCGAAAAGATCGAAGTCACCGGGTCCAACATCAAGCGAGTAGATGCCGAAACATCGTCGCCTATTACTATCATCACATCTGAAGACATCAAACGCAGTGGCGCGACATCCGTGCAAGAACTCCTGAATACGCTGTCGATTTCATCGGGCAGCGCGCTAAGCGATATAGATGGTGGAAATGGATTTTCCCCCGGCAGTGCCACGGTGGCGTTGCGTGGCCTTGGCTCCGCTGGAACATTGACACTGATCAACGGCCGTCGAATCAGTCCGGCGGCGTTCAACGACCCGAATATTGGCTCGACAATCGTGACGAATCTCAATTCAATTCCGACTGCCGCCATTGAGCGAATTGAAGTTCTGCGGGATGGTGCCTCCGCCATTTACGGCTCCGATGCCATCGCAGGTGTGGTTAATATCATCTTGCGCAAAGACTTCCAGGGCGCGTTAGTCTCGGGGACTGTTTCGCAGAGCCCAAGAAACGAATTCCTGATAAAGCAGGCGAGCGTGGCGTTCGGATTTGGTGACATTGCCAAGGATCGCTACAACGTCTTCGGCACTTACGAGCGTTTCGAGCGCGATCCGGTGTTGATTCGAAGCGAGGACAACGTCAGTCCGTTCCTGCAAAACACGACCTTCATTCAACGCCGAACCGTGCTGAGTTCACTCTCCTATCCTGGCAATTACTATCGCGAGGGCGTGCGCGGCAGCGGTATCTTCGGGACATTTCAGGCAGCCCGCGCCGGGTGTCCAGCCAACCTGGTGATTGGGGGTCTGTGCCGTTACAACCAGTGGGATGATCTCGAGCAAAGTGGCAAATCAATTCGTGACACCGCGTTTGTGCGCGGTACGCTTGACGTCAACCCGAATATTTCCGCATTTGCTGAAGCCAGCTTTTCAAAAGCAGTCAACACCTTTACAGGCGCACCGATTTCGAGCAACCCCCAGGCGGCGACGTTTTGGCGCGATCCGGCCGGCCAACTCCTGCGTTTCCAGTTGGTATTGCCGGTCGGGCATCGCGAGAATCCGTTCGCCTTTCCGATTGGCTTGCGCTATCGATGGGTCGACTTGGGTCGGTCAGTAGTAATCAGCAAAACTGAAGACTCGCGATTGCTCGCCGGGCTGAAAGGAACTGTCGGCGCATGGGACTGGGAATCTTCTTTTCTTTACAACAAAAGCACCTCCGACACTGTCGCTGGCCGTCGGCTACTCTTTCCTGCCATACAGACTGCCATAAACGATGGGTCTTACCGATTCGATGGGCAGAACAGTCAGGAAGTGATCAATCGGGTCAGCACGTTCACGACCAACAAAGGCGAGGGCAGTGCAAAAATCTGGGATATCAAGGGGACTACTGAATTTGGCTCGTTGGCGGGTGGGCCGATTGGGGTCGCGGCAGGCGCTGAATTCCGCAAGGACAGCATCGTTATCCAACCCGATCAAAACATTGCAGCCGGGAATATTGTTGGCCTTGGCGCCTCCTTTTCAGATGGCACGCGCAACGTCTCCTCGGCGTACGTGGAAGCGGCGTTGCCGTTAACGCGCAGCCTGGAAGCAACTCTCGCGGCCCGCTATGACCGCTACTCCGACTTCGGCAGCAGCACCAATCCCAAAATCGGGCTGAAGTGGAAGGCGCTGCCAAATGTGGTGTTTCGCTCCAGTTACTCGACCGGGTTCCGGGCACCGACACTTTCGCAAACGAATCGATCTGCCATTCGCAGTTTCCAAGCGGTAAACGATCCCATCCGCTGTCCGGTAACAAATACCGATGAAGACTGTGGCCGTATTGGATCCGTCTCTTCGCGGATCGTGTTCAATCCAAACATCCAGCCGGAAACATCGAGAAACCGCAGCCTTGGCATGGTCTGGGACGTCAGCAAGGATATGAACTTTTCGTTGGATTATTTCGACATTCGCCGTGACTCTGAGATTGACCGTTTTTCATCCGGTTTTCAGGTCAACGCGCTCTTCAACGGCGACCAGCGGTTCGCACCCTTTGTCTTCCGAGACTCAAATCCACTTTCCTGGATACCGGGCGTCCCGAATTCCGGCCCGGTCATTGGCGTTGATCGGGCGTGGTTGAATCTTGGTACATCGCAAATGACAGGTGTCGACCTCGAAATGTCTCATCGCGCCAACTTTGGAGAAATGGGCAAAGTGACGAGCACGGCGTCCATGACTTACAACATCAGCGCAAAGGCATCGCGCGAAAAAGGCGACCCTCTGATTGACTATGTTGGTGGCGTCAACACCGTCACAACTGGAAATGGTTTGCCACGTTTTCGCGGAAACATAGGCTTCAATTGGGAGCGTGGCGATTGGTCCGCGGGTGCCCGCCTCAATTACATTGGTGGCTGGAACAACTATAGCAGCCAGTTCGATTGTGCAGGCAATTTGGGGGCTGCCGTCAGCGCTGCCATCCCGGAAGTGTGCCGCACACGTTCCTGGCGTACGGTCGATGTCAATGCGACTTATACCGGAATCAAGAATCTCACCTTGCGTCTGGTGATCCGAAACTTGACGGATGAGATGCCGCCCTTTGACTACAATGATGTTCTCAACGCTGCCAACGTAACGCTGGGTTATAACCCGCAATTCCACAACGCGCTGGGGATCTACCCCTCTTTGAGCGCCACTTACAAATTCAAGTGA
- a CDS encoding response regulator: MNALNEAISLEKDAATATRVLLVEDDADLCRAISDYLGKQGIVVAVEGRGDHAHRRVTADKPDLVILDVMLPGKDGFDVCREIRGAGNSVPIIILTAKEEDFDQVLGLELGADDYLAKPVQPRVLLARIKAITRRLQGHAATVADGDILQFGRLRIHGVNREVMLDDKRIELSPAEFDLLWLLASNAGKVMQRNDILKSLRGLHYSNADRSVDARLYRLRRRFSQDKESGWKIKTVRPHGYMFCLEPW; the protein is encoded by the coding sequence ATGAATGCACTGAATGAAGCTATTTCACTGGAAAAAGACGCCGCCACTGCTACTCGTGTGCTGCTGGTGGAGGATGACGCCGATCTATGCCGCGCGATTTCCGATTATCTGGGCAAGCAAGGCATCGTCGTGGCGGTGGAAGGCCGCGGCGATCATGCGCATAGGCGAGTCACGGCGGATAAGCCTGACCTGGTGATTCTCGATGTGATGTTGCCAGGCAAGGATGGGTTTGATGTCTGTCGCGAGATTCGTGGCGCTGGCAATTCCGTTCCGATCATCATCCTTACCGCCAAAGAGGAAGATTTCGATCAGGTACTCGGCCTGGAATTGGGTGCCGACGACTATCTGGCGAAGCCGGTGCAGCCGCGGGTGTTGCTGGCGCGAATCAAGGCGATCACGCGGCGTCTGCAAGGTCACGCGGCCACGGTCGCGGACGGCGATATCCTGCAATTCGGCCGCCTGAGAATTCACGGCGTCAATCGCGAAGTCATGCTTGACGATAAGCGCATTGAACTCTCACCCGCGGAGTTCGATTTGCTGTGGCTGCTCGCAAGCAATGCGGGCAAGGTAATGCAGCGCAACGACATCCTCAAATCCTTGCGCGGTCTTCACTACAGCAATGCCGATCGCTCGGTCGATGCGCGGCTGTATCGGTTGCGGCGGCGCTTCAGCCAGGACAAGGAATCCGGCTGGAAGATAAAGACCGTGCGGCCGCACGGGTACATGTTTTGTCTGGAGCCTTGGTAG